The Planctomycetaceae bacterium genome has a segment encoding these proteins:
- a CDS encoding DUF2309 domain-containing protein translates to MPAVNSMQEKEQTAAYDSACIQKSVIDGAAFLPSQGPITAFTFLNPLQGLEDLTFDEALRQVPEIFGCQPYLSEVQYRRMLKQGRISTEDLCDVLLHELSYTASEHVAGLVSRVDFRVSLLLNPMSSGSENELDWLLAETDVLRAFRAEASEGSRKQMVTESRQWIAGSTQEPADPLLRNALSRARTAEVDDPIWEEVALRLTWHYCNQGVQEVPMVLPSTPQSIRHRDQLLQQTSIDPDELVNEVLVRFCSLYLDQGYAQWRLPDRDKGFLGAFCCLYQESYSHLADWMELLPAELKRLQEECKSPEEWIADSLTKLGVDLEEMPDFIRATLLALRGWAGMIWQTEVRPDRVYIPSPPGTLLEFVAVRLLLDRLAAEFVAREELQYSGPVSGLRERLPLCTIHQYEESQRQCAYRLFQCAQINGWGPSTLSSLKRSQWKQLIQELAEFSNHERRRIFHIAFERRYARNALDAIAARVSRPRIKPEQPVLQVACCIDAREESFRRYMEEVCPDVETFGAPGFYGIPMYFRGLGDAHYTALCPIVVMPRFWLAEEPVYSMEEIARAKAKARRILGRATHLILEETNRSLGGAFVSALLGPLATVPLLGYTVFPGKTARLNTAARHFVAPPQVTRLRLERPEGVAPGPNDDQIGFTVTEMAQLGGKLLRDIGLTSNFAPIVLFLGHGSACLNNPHKSAYHCGACSGGAGGPNARALAAMLNDPRVRRILNAQGLQIPEETWFLGGAHNTGTDEITFFDLELLPSWHVQRMQRIREILQKTCELNAQERCRRFESASIDIPAAAAMVHVQDRSSNLAETRPEYGNCTNAMCVVARRERIRGLFLDRRSFLQSYDPTQDDEESSVLAGILSAVIPVCEGINLLYTFSAIDSQGWGAGSKLPHNATSMLGVMDGAFSDLRTGLPWQGVDIHEPMRLLFVIETTPERMLGIMNRNETIDRICRGGWVQLAVLDPASSEIHYFSGGRFLKYEPRSAEIATVHHSSDWCRGSRDHLPFAIIDGYVDSEST, encoded by the coding sequence ATGCCAGCCGTGAATAGTATGCAGGAAAAAGAACAGACAGCGGCGTACGATTCGGCCTGTATTCAGAAATCCGTCATCGACGGGGCAGCCTTTCTTCCATCGCAGGGGCCCATCACGGCGTTCACATTTCTGAACCCGCTGCAGGGACTGGAAGATTTAACATTTGACGAAGCGTTGCGGCAGGTCCCGGAGATTTTTGGATGTCAGCCTTATTTGTCTGAAGTGCAATATCGGCGCATGCTGAAGCAGGGCCGTATTTCCACGGAAGATCTTTGTGATGTCCTTCTGCACGAACTGAGCTACACCGCATCCGAACACGTGGCCGGTCTTGTTTCCCGTGTTGACTTCCGGGTCAGTTTGCTGCTGAATCCAATGTCTTCCGGAAGTGAAAACGAGCTGGACTGGTTACTGGCTGAAACGGACGTGCTGCGAGCCTTTCGGGCGGAAGCCAGCGAAGGCAGTCGCAAACAAATGGTGACAGAATCCCGTCAATGGATTGCTGGTTCAACACAGGAGCCAGCAGATCCGTTGCTGCGGAATGCTCTGAGTCGTGCGAGAACGGCGGAAGTCGATGACCCGATCTGGGAGGAAGTCGCCCTGCGACTGACCTGGCACTACTGCAATCAGGGAGTTCAGGAAGTGCCAATGGTACTTCCGTCTACTCCGCAGAGTATTCGTCATCGGGATCAGCTTCTGCAACAGACGTCGATTGATCCGGATGAACTTGTCAACGAGGTTCTGGTTCGATTCTGTTCGCTTTACCTGGATCAGGGCTACGCGCAATGGCGCTTGCCGGATCGGGACAAAGGATTTCTGGGCGCATTCTGCTGCCTTTATCAGGAATCGTATTCACATCTTGCTGACTGGATGGAGTTGCTTCCCGCCGAACTGAAACGTCTTCAGGAAGAATGCAAATCGCCTGAAGAATGGATCGCGGATTCGCTGACAAAACTGGGCGTTGACCTGGAAGAGATGCCCGATTTTATCCGCGCGACTCTGCTGGCCCTGCGAGGCTGGGCCGGCATGATATGGCAGACCGAAGTTCGCCCCGATCGCGTCTACATTCCGTCGCCACCGGGAACGTTACTGGAATTCGTCGCGGTTCGATTGCTGCTGGATCGGCTGGCCGCCGAATTTGTTGCCAGAGAGGAACTGCAGTACAGCGGCCCGGTGAGCGGTCTTCGCGAACGGTTGCCTTTGTGTACGATTCATCAGTACGAAGAAAGCCAGCGCCAGTGCGCCTATCGCCTGTTTCAGTGTGCTCAGATCAATGGCTGGGGCCCTTCTACCCTGTCATCATTGAAGAGATCCCAGTGGAAACAACTCATTCAGGAACTGGCAGAATTCTCGAATCACGAACGGCGACGAATTTTTCATATCGCATTTGAACGTCGATATGCACGTAATGCCCTGGATGCTATTGCTGCTCGCGTTTCGCGTCCTCGCATCAAACCAGAGCAGCCGGTTCTGCAGGTGGCCTGCTGTATTGATGCCCGTGAAGAATCGTTTCGTCGCTACATGGAAGAGGTTTGCCCGGACGTCGAAACCTTCGGTGCACCGGGTTTCTATGGCATCCCAATGTATTTCCGCGGCCTTGGTGATGCACACTATACCGCGCTGTGTCCAATCGTGGTGATGCCCCGATTCTGGCTGGCCGAAGAACCCGTCTACTCAATGGAAGAAATCGCCCGGGCAAAAGCAAAGGCTCGCCGCATTCTTGGCCGCGCCACGCACCTGATTCTGGAAGAAACCAACCGATCACTGGGCGGTGCATTTGTTTCCGCTCTTCTTGGACCGCTGGCTACGGTGCCTCTTCTTGGTTACACCGTTTTTCCTGGCAAGACGGCGAGACTGAACACCGCGGCCAGACACTTTGTCGCGCCACCTCAGGTGACACGACTTCGGCTGGAACGGCCGGAGGGTGTTGCTCCTGGACCCAATGACGATCAGATTGGTTTTACCGTCACTGAAATGGCGCAGCTGGGTGGTAAGCTATTGCGGGATATCGGCCTGACCAGCAACTTCGCACCCATCGTGCTGTTCCTGGGACATGGCTCTGCCTGCCTGAACAATCCGCACAAATCCGCCTACCATTGCGGTGCCTGTTCTGGTGGCGCGGGGGGACCCAATGCCCGCGCACTTGCGGCCATGCTGAACGATCCTCGCGTACGACGGATCCTGAACGCGCAGGGTCTGCAGATTCCGGAAGAGACGTGGTTTCTTGGTGGAGCTCACAACACAGGCACAGATGAGATCACATTCTTCGATCTCGAACTATTACCGTCGTGGCATGTGCAACGGATGCAGCGAATTCGTGAAATCCTTCAGAAGACTTGTGAGCTCAACGCACAGGAACGCTGTCGCCGCTTCGAATCTGCCAGTATTGATATTCCCGCCGCTGCGGCGATGGTTCACGTTCAGGATCGATCAAGCAATCTGGCTGAAACTCGACCGGAATACGGAAACTGTACAAACGCGATGTGTGTCGTCGCGCGGCGTGAACGAATCCGCGGCTTGTTTCTTGATCGACGCTCGTTCCTTCAATCCTATGATCCGACGCAGGATGATGAAGAAAGCAGCGTGCTGGCGGGCATTCTGAGCGCTGTGATTCCGGTTTGCGAAGGCATCAATCTGCTCTACACATTCTCCGCCATCGACTCACAGGGCTGGGGAGCTGGTTCGAAACTTCCCCATAACGCAACATCGATGCTGGGCGTGATGGATGGTGCATTCAGCGACCTGCGAACAGGCTTGCCATGGCAGGGTGTTGACATTCACGAACCCATGCGACTGTTGTTTGTCATCGAAACAACGCCCGAGCGAATGCTGGGCATCATGAATCGTAACGAAACCATTGATCGGATTTGCCGGGGAGGCTGGGTGCAACTTGCCGTACTGGATCCCGCTTCTTCTGAAATCCATTATTTCTCCGGAGGACGATTTCTGAAGTACGAGCCCCGATCGGCCGAAATTGCGACCGTTCATCATTCTTCCGACTGGTGCCGAGGATCTCGCGACCATTTGCCGTTCGCGATCATCGATGGCTACGTGGATTCTGAGTCTACCTGA
- a CDS encoding protein kinase, with the protein MLDESAERDLLLAAKAVDQEIITPADLARAIAEWNQNLKVPLLKCLESCSSLNDERRRQLQNLFDSFDDSLDVEIAESIEDSVFGKLNDVLADAGNEPVKASIAKWSGLATGGRVLQLVSENHRFEIIAEHARGGLGEVLLARDRQLNRKVALKRIREKWADNEHARSRFQLEAEITGRLEHPGVVPVYALGQRPDGEIYYAMRLIRGKSLEAAADEFHSAMKGHKQHFQSPEFRDLLGRFIDVCNTISYAHSRGIIHRDLKPANIMLGKYGETLVVDWGLAKQVGVQEDIPDDIKESRILSDSGSGSAPTQFGSAVGTPQYMSPEQAMGRLDRMGPLTDVFGLGATLYYLLTGTPPQPGDSLENILERIEHGEFPKPVEVHPAVPLPLQAICLKALSVRPSGRYPTPTELGRDIDHWLADEPIAVYKDPMLVRATRWGRKNQTLAASTAVATLLLIAGAFTWNEVQHNRQQREAEIEKAEEVRTARLRDSLGSTAKLVDQLLENGRFSTAVSVLNGEIETLNDEADFSAECEQLRLQSSRLESINTALSLALEAQKANFLAMDEDEIIATVNSLELLGVWDHADWWNHLPAQDLDAAQHDHLKQVVYRNLVLLASTYTKLTGMRTLAASGGKMPPTIEGKFRAIFSRDGKDEARATIKICDLASRFQFAECLKWYRGIAAFRIIKGRMVPVSRLKKPRNAADAYELGIMTVTRAVRPDFPFTRYRGVKDDLMSARETMAIASEMSPDHYFTHIVMAQSEYLTAEAAVQANDPEAWRYYESSKQSFGRCISLQPDLPFAYADLSTVCLREYEVIDRSQTLSNEDVDRIQHDLLESCIQYALNAVRLGPNEGWVYWHYGHALAATGRLTEAMRTYAKALEMSYRFSEDSNSTLVDMDNIRGLDRIISETTKRVQNGDRRSLLNAVLAGAYLKQSNYETARPYARAACEVDDVDPFAWVIRGQLALHDGDFQLALNCFDRCSAGDPNSSWAAIGSGLACEALGRLEDARNAFRRARNLVITKYHAAAVELGMCRVQMRKGENEEAAKSLLLARKLYPACLLAEAEMIADELNVLPVKEAIESSHYISVEDIVQNDAILKSEDVPVLNGDFELPLNRYWHNPGAPAWHVVGEGESNAAIDPQSTHHGTGALHIRTSRMVNGARAMTRQTITVQESSAYEVTLWARSVQTARDAVFLCVVDEDDDPVVPLISIPAGQYDWKKISGTFTVPKSRRREPLSPMNLFLISSGVANVLIDDIAITRTGDFAESEADTP; encoded by the coding sequence ATGCTGGATGAATCTGCAGAACGTGACCTGCTTCTTGCGGCAAAGGCCGTCGATCAGGAAATCATCACACCTGCTGATCTGGCTCGCGCCATCGCTGAGTGGAACCAGAATCTGAAAGTTCCGCTCTTGAAATGCCTGGAATCCTGTTCCAGCCTGAATGACGAGCGACGAAGACAGCTGCAGAATCTGTTTGATTCTTTCGACGATTCGCTGGATGTCGAGATCGCTGAAAGCATCGAAGACAGCGTGTTCGGCAAGCTCAACGACGTGCTTGCGGATGCGGGCAACGAGCCCGTGAAAGCCAGCATCGCAAAATGGAGCGGGCTGGCGACCGGTGGGCGTGTTCTTCAACTGGTGTCTGAGAATCATCGATTCGAAATCATTGCTGAACACGCCCGTGGTGGACTCGGCGAGGTGCTTCTCGCTCGAGACCGCCAACTGAATCGCAAAGTAGCGCTGAAACGGATTCGGGAGAAGTGGGCAGACAACGAACACGCCCGATCGCGTTTTCAGCTGGAAGCGGAAATTACGGGGCGTCTTGAGCATCCCGGAGTCGTTCCTGTCTATGCACTGGGCCAGCGTCCGGACGGCGAAATCTATTACGCAATGCGATTGATTCGGGGCAAAAGCCTGGAGGCTGCAGCGGATGAGTTTCACTCCGCGATGAAAGGACACAAGCAACACTTTCAGTCGCCAGAGTTCCGGGATTTGCTTGGCCGATTCATCGACGTCTGCAACACCATCAGTTACGCACATAGTCGAGGGATTATCCATCGCGACCTGAAGCCGGCCAATATCATGCTTGGCAAGTACGGTGAAACTCTGGTTGTGGACTGGGGCCTGGCGAAACAGGTCGGCGTCCAGGAAGACATCCCCGATGACATCAAAGAGTCCAGAATTCTTTCCGACTCCGGAAGTGGATCCGCGCCGACTCAGTTTGGCAGCGCTGTGGGGACGCCACAATACATGAGTCCGGAACAGGCGATGGGGCGACTTGATCGCATGGGGCCACTGACCGATGTCTTCGGACTCGGTGCAACTCTGTACTACCTGCTCACAGGCACTCCGCCACAACCAGGTGATTCGCTGGAAAACATCCTGGAACGGATTGAGCATGGAGAATTCCCGAAGCCTGTCGAAGTTCATCCGGCTGTACCATTGCCGCTTCAGGCGATCTGTCTGAAGGCGCTGTCTGTTCGACCTTCCGGACGATATCCAACACCCACGGAGCTCGGCAGGGATATTGACCACTGGCTCGCTGACGAACCAATTGCCGTTTATAAGGATCCGATGCTGGTCAGGGCAACTCGGTGGGGCCGAAAGAACCAAACGCTCGCCGCTTCGACAGCCGTCGCGACCCTGCTGTTGATCGCAGGTGCATTTACCTGGAACGAGGTTCAGCATAACCGGCAACAACGGGAAGCTGAGATTGAGAAGGCGGAAGAAGTTCGAACGGCCCGCCTGAGAGATTCGCTCGGCTCTACGGCTAAACTGGTGGATCAACTGCTCGAGAACGGAAGATTCTCCACCGCCGTCTCGGTGCTGAACGGAGAAATAGAAACGCTGAATGACGAAGCCGATTTTTCTGCCGAATGCGAGCAACTGAGATTGCAGTCATCGCGACTGGAAAGCATCAACACCGCGTTAAGCCTCGCGCTGGAAGCACAGAAAGCCAACTTTCTGGCGATGGATGAAGACGAGATTATTGCTACGGTGAATTCGCTGGAGCTATTGGGAGTCTGGGATCACGCCGACTGGTGGAATCATTTGCCCGCCCAGGATCTGGATGCCGCACAGCATGATCATCTCAAACAGGTCGTCTACCGTAACCTGGTCTTGCTTGCCAGCACATACACCAAGCTGACAGGAATGAGAACACTAGCGGCATCCGGCGGCAAAATGCCTCCTACGATCGAAGGAAAGTTCCGCGCGATCTTCAGCAGGGACGGCAAAGACGAAGCTCGGGCTACCATCAAGATCTGCGACCTGGCCTCCAGATTTCAGTTCGCCGAATGTCTGAAGTGGTATCGTGGGATCGCAGCATTTCGCATCATCAAGGGCAGAATGGTGCCCGTCAGTCGACTGAAGAAGCCGAGAAATGCTGCCGACGCCTATGAACTGGGAATTATGACGGTCACCCGCGCAGTGAGACCGGACTTTCCGTTCACTCGGTATCGGGGTGTGAAAGACGATCTGATGAGTGCGCGCGAAACAATGGCCATCGCATCCGAAATGTCACCTGACCATTACTTCACACACATCGTGATGGCACAAAGTGAATACCTGACGGCTGAGGCGGCTGTTCAGGCCAATGACCCCGAAGCATGGCGCTATTACGAATCGTCCAAACAATCTTTCGGGCGATGCATCTCTCTGCAACCGGATTTGCCCTTCGCCTACGCGGATCTTTCGACGGTTTGCCTGCGTGAATATGAAGTCATCGACCGTAGTCAGACCCTGAGCAATGAAGATGTCGATCGGATTCAACATGATCTGCTGGAAAGCTGCATACAGTATGCATTAAACGCCGTCCGGCTGGGTCCCAATGAAGGCTGGGTCTACTGGCACTACGGCCATGCGCTGGCCGCAACCGGCCGACTGACTGAAGCAATGAGAACATACGCCAAGGCTCTTGAAATGAGCTATCGGTTTTCCGAAGACAGCAATTCCACGCTGGTCGATATGGACAACATTCGAGGACTGGACCGAATCATCTCCGAAACGACAAAGCGAGTCCAGAACGGGGATCGACGTTCACTGTTGAACGCAGTTCTGGCAGGTGCCTATCTGAAACAGTCAAACTACGAGACAGCTCGACCGTATGCACGAGCAGCCTGTGAAGTTGACGATGTCGATCCATTCGCATGGGTTATTCGCGGTCAGCTGGCCCTGCACGATGGCGACTTCCAGCTGGCCCTGAACTGTTTTGACAGGTGTTCTGCAGGGGACCCAAACTCCAGCTGGGCGGCCATCGGATCAGGGCTCGCATGTGAGGCTCTTGGCCGACTCGAAGACGCCAGGAACGCATTTCGCCGAGCACGCAATCTCGTCATCACCAAATACCATGCGGCCGCAGTGGAACTCGGAATGTGCCGTGTGCAGATGCGAAAAGGTGAAAACGAGGAGGCGGCGAAAAGCCTTCTACTGGCAAGAAAACTCTATCCCGCATGTCTGCTTGCTGAAGCTGAAATGATTGCTGATGAGCTCAACGTTCTTCCAGTCAAAGAAGCCATCGAATCGTCTCACTATATTTCGGTCGAGGACATTGTTCAAAACGATGCAATCCTGAAGTCAGAAGACGTACCCGTGCTGAACGGCGATTTCGAATTGCCACTCAATCGTTACTGGCACAACCCCGGTGCGCCGGCCTGGCATGTTGTGGGAGAAGGCGAATCCAACGCTGCCATCGATCCGCAGTCAACACACCATGGAACCGGTGCGCTTCACATCCGCACCAGTCGTATGGTCAACGGCGCGCGGGCCATGACTCGACAAACAATCACGGTCCAGGAATCCTCCGCGTACGAAGTGACCCTCTGGGCTCGTTCGGTACAGACTGCCAGGGACGCGGTCTTCCTTTGCGTTGTCGACGAAGATGACGATCCGGTTGTTCCTCTGATTTCCATCCCCGCAGGCCAGTACGACTGGAAAAAAATCAGTGGCACGTTCACTGTCCCGAAATCACGTCGCCGGGAACCACTTTCCCCAATGAATCTTTTCCTGATTTCGTCCGGCGTGGCCAACGTGCTGATCGACGACATTGCGATCACCCGCACAGGGGATTTTGCTGAATCCGAAGCGGACACACCTTAG
- a CDS encoding DUF6263 family protein yields MSLNYPSDVRFRCSNAALLPVACTLVLVIAGCGTGDEVQSAAPDEQLMNDLLADFPNGDGMETGDGADLSGPDPGPASAGSGNRGSGIHSTVSSAGAAPPVQNGHGERLELRLQQGDRFPLIKTVEQHLIQKSEQFPATAHTKLELTLAITVEQVRADAVLMGVRYSRVNYSHDINGSRLEYDSAIHQSGYPRDAEPYAGMVNNGFSFWLGRDNKIRELVGYQEFLERCVQNVPVERRQAMLSEISNRFGDDGVANFVDDSIGLLPYDTSVDASAATRVARGDVWTRETRLMQPAPVYVTSTYRLVDLNSETAEIEITGRIASGESLPTSDKSMLKISGGHSMGKCTVDRSTGLPLDVTVTRFVNMMITLPDGQQVPQDKQIITQIRAFPETHGPVVQQSPAGGFQNGMQLPAGYQPLNNALQPPGGLQPGAVPSGGVQPAGFNPANAGHTTQIPGQYSQNPVQPAVWTTTPGQQPPVIPATGGSSPRLTPGTNGTTQSMQQPGSTTRATY; encoded by the coding sequence ATGAGCCTGAATTACCCTTCAGACGTCCGGTTTCGCTGTTCAAACGCCGCATTACTTCCTGTGGCGTGCACGTTGGTGTTGGTGATTGCCGGATGTGGAACGGGCGACGAAGTTCAGTCGGCAGCTCCTGACGAGCAATTGATGAATGACCTTCTGGCCGATTTTCCGAACGGCGACGGCATGGAGACTGGCGACGGCGCTGATCTTTCCGGCCCGGATCCCGGTCCCGCTTCTGCCGGATCAGGCAATCGCGGGTCAGGAATTCATTCGACGGTCAGTTCTGCGGGTGCAGCGCCGCCCGTGCAGAATGGCCATGGCGAACGACTGGAGCTGCGATTGCAGCAGGGGGACCGATTTCCGCTCATCAAGACTGTGGAACAACATCTCATCCAGAAGTCTGAGCAGTTCCCTGCAACAGCGCATACAAAGCTGGAACTCACACTGGCCATTACCGTTGAGCAGGTTCGGGCCGATGCCGTGCTGATGGGCGTACGATACTCGCGAGTGAACTATTCGCACGATATCAATGGAAGTCGTCTCGAATACGATTCCGCAATTCATCAGTCAGGCTACCCCCGCGACGCCGAACCATATGCCGGCATGGTGAATAATGGGTTTTCTTTCTGGCTGGGGCGCGATAACAAGATTCGCGAACTGGTTGGCTATCAGGAGTTTCTGGAACGCTGTGTGCAAAATGTTCCCGTCGAACGGCGACAGGCGATGCTTTCTGAAATCTCGAATCGCTTTGGCGACGACGGGGTTGCCAACTTTGTGGATGACAGCATCGGGTTGCTTCCGTACGACACCAGCGTGGATGCCAGTGCGGCCACTCGCGTTGCCAGGGGCGATGTGTGGACGCGTGAAACACGGTTGATGCAGCCCGCACCGGTGTACGTGACGTCAACGTATCGCCTGGTCGATTTGAATTCCGAAACGGCAGAAATCGAAATCACGGGACGCATTGCTTCCGGCGAGAGTCTGCCGACGTCGGACAAATCGATGCTGAAAATCAGTGGCGGACACAGTATGGGCAAATGCACTGTCGATCGTTCGACGGGCCTGCCGCTTGATGTCACCGTGACCCGGTTCGTCAACATGATGATCACGCTGCCCGATGGTCAACAGGTTCCACAGGATAAGCAAATCATTACGCAGATACGCGCCTTTCCAGAAACACACGGACCCGTGGTACAGCAATCGCCGGCAGGTGGTTTCCAGAACGGTATGCAACTGCCGGCCGGGTATCAGCCATTGAATAATGCCTTGCAGCCACCTGGTGGTTTGCAGCCAGGCGCGGTGCCGTCTGGTGGCGTGCAGCCTGCCGGATTCAATCCCGCCAATGCAGGTCACACAACACAGATCCCGGGGCAGTACTCACAGAATCCAGTGCAGCCTGCTGTCTGGACAACAACACCCGGACAACAGCCGCCCGTGATCCCCGCCACCGGAGGTTCTTCGCCCCGTCTTACACCGGGAACCAATGGAACGACCCAATCAATGCAACAGCCGGGATCGACAACACGAGCGACGTATTAG
- a CDS encoding sigma-70 family RNA polymerase sigma factor has translation MTNDFNEQHISRIETMWSMVRSAQSPDASHSKSARQQMLDRYGAAIKRYLMGATRNEDLADDLFQEFAVRFLTGKYDSADAERGRFRSFLKTILFRLVAEHHRRKGRDKLVALGSQMPDAADEQTSNTDSDSDFNKVWSEELLKKAWSALAQLEERTGRPLFSLMQLKVENPDMKSPEIAEAISIRTGKPISTGNARVLLHRARDQFADLLVDEVQQSLDNCSLERLADELRDLNLYAYCKPAIERRSGSGESTEAQD, from the coding sequence ATGACGAATGATTTCAACGAACAGCATATCAGTCGCATTGAGACGATGTGGTCCATGGTTCGATCAGCTCAGTCACCGGACGCTTCCCATTCGAAATCGGCGCGACAGCAGATGCTGGATCGATATGGTGCGGCCATCAAACGTTATCTGATGGGGGCAACGCGAAACGAAGATCTCGCAGACGACTTGTTTCAGGAGTTCGCGGTGCGATTTCTGACGGGAAAATACGACAGCGCTGATGCAGAACGTGGTCGCTTTCGCAGCTTTCTGAAGACGATCCTGTTTCGCCTTGTTGCCGAACATCACCGCCGAAAAGGGCGAGACAAGCTCGTCGCTCTGGGCAGCCAGATGCCCGATGCTGCAGACGAACAAACGAGTAATACCGACAGTGATTCAGACTTCAACAAGGTCTGGAGTGAAGAGCTGCTGAAGAAGGCCTGGTCGGCTCTGGCTCAGCTTGAAGAACGCACCGGTCGCCCGCTGTTCAGTTTGATGCAGTTGAAGGTTGAAAATCCGGACATGAAGTCCCCGGAAATTGCCGAGGCGATTTCAATCAGGACGGGGAAACCAATCAGCACAGGAAATGCACGGGTCCTTCTGCACCGCGCTCGAGACCAGTTTGCTGACCTGCTGGTCGATGAGGTGCAGCAATCACTTGACAACTGCAGCCTGGAACGCCTTGCAGACGAGCTTCGGGATCTGAATCTGTATGCTTATTGCAAGCCGGCGATTGAGCGAAGAAGCGGATCGGGTGAATCCACTGAAGCACAGGATTGA